Proteins encoded together in one Corallococcus soli window:
- a CDS encoding DUF1285 domain-containing protein yields the protein MQPPSGQPPPGKRWHTREDSGIRLDSTLRWWHDDAPIEHPKIIELFNASLVLDDDGRYQLRIAPDWCYVQVEDAAYEVRTVDVTPDERVSLRLSDRTAEALDPASLQLSPEGVLSCRVKQGRAKARFSRDAQYQFGELLEEGPEGHLRLRAGQRHLEVPLSLEALHPAS from the coding sequence ATGCAACCTCCCTCCGGTCAGCCCCCTCCTGGCAAGCGTTGGCACACCCGTGAGGACAGCGGCATCCGCCTCGATTCCACCCTGCGCTGGTGGCACGACGACGCACCCATCGAGCACCCGAAGATCATCGAACTCTTCAACGCCTCCCTGGTCCTCGATGACGACGGGCGCTACCAGCTCCGCATCGCTCCGGACTGGTGCTACGTCCAGGTGGAGGACGCGGCCTATGAGGTGCGCACCGTGGACGTCACACCAGACGAGCGCGTGTCCCTTCGCTTGAGTGACCGGACCGCGGAAGCGCTGGACCCGGCCTCGCTCCAGCTCTCGCCCGAGGGCGTCCTGTCGTGCCGTGTGAAGCAGGGGAGGGCGAAGGCGCGCTTCTCGCGCGATGCGCAGTACCAGTTCGGTGAGCTCCTCGAGGAGGGCCCGGAAGGGCACCTGAGGCTGCGGGCAGGTCAGCGGCACCTGGAGGTCCCCCTCTCGCTGGAAGCGCTCCACCCGGCTTCCTAG